One genomic segment of Paraburkholderia hospita includes these proteins:
- a CDS encoding ABC transporter substrate-binding protein: MNDDKVAANVQQAGDETVGKGLSRRTFIKGAVAAAGIAGFPYVHAQEKITLRYLGTAVNQSADIAKKFKEDTGIEIQYIPVTTDDVTKRIITQPNSFDIVDTEYFSLKKLIPAGTLAGMDAKRIKLADKITPVLTKGEVDGKKIGDQGTAPKKVMFLKGARSTEFSATPTEWMTLIPTTYNADTLGIRPDLIARPVTTWADLLNPQFKGKAALLNIPAIGIMDAAMAIEAMGRVKYGDKGNMTKAEIDQTIKILIEAKRAGQFRAFWRDFNESVNLMASGEVVIQSMWSPAVTKVRTMGIACKFQPLKEGYRSWASGFGFPRSLQGKKLDAAYEFVNWFQDGWAGAYLMRQGYYPGVTETARTHMQGYEWDYWMEGKPAAQDIKAPDGQLLEKTGAVRDGGSYNQRMGAIACWNAVMDENIYMVQKWNEFIAA, translated from the coding sequence ATGAACGACGACAAGGTGGCCGCAAACGTACAACAGGCTGGAGACGAGACCGTAGGTAAAGGTTTATCGCGCCGCACGTTCATCAAGGGCGCCGTCGCGGCTGCGGGCATCGCCGGTTTCCCGTACGTGCATGCACAAGAGAAGATCACGCTGCGTTACCTCGGCACCGCCGTCAACCAGAGCGCGGACATTGCGAAGAAGTTCAAGGAAGACACGGGAATCGAGATTCAATACATTCCCGTGACGACCGATGACGTCACCAAACGCATCATCACGCAACCCAACTCTTTCGATATCGTCGACACGGAGTACTTCTCGCTCAAGAAGCTCATCCCGGCGGGCACGCTCGCGGGCATGGACGCCAAGCGCATCAAGCTCGCCGACAAGATCACGCCCGTGCTGACGAAGGGCGAAGTGGACGGCAAGAAGATCGGCGATCAAGGCACGGCGCCGAAAAAAGTGATGTTCCTCAAAGGCGCACGCTCAACCGAATTCTCCGCGACGCCGACCGAGTGGATGACGCTGATCCCCACCACGTACAACGCCGACACACTCGGCATTCGCCCCGACCTGATTGCGCGGCCCGTGACGACATGGGCGGACCTGCTCAATCCGCAATTCAAGGGGAAAGCGGCGCTGCTCAACATTCCCGCTATCGGCATCATGGATGCGGCGATGGCAATCGAAGCGATGGGCCGCGTGAAATACGGCGATAAAGGCAACATGACCAAGGCCGAGATCGATCAGACCATCAAGATCCTGATCGAAGCGAAGCGCGCCGGCCAGTTCCGCGCGTTCTGGCGTGACTTCAACGAGAGCGTGAACCTGATGGCTTCGGGCGAAGTCGTGATCCAGTCGATGTGGTCGCCCGCTGTCACGAAGGTCCGCACGATGGGCATTGCCTGCAAGTTCCAACCGTTGAAGGAAGGTTATCGCTCATGGGCGTCCGGCTTCGGCTTTCCGCGCTCGCTGCAAGGCAAAAAGCTCGATGCCGCGTATGAATTCGTCAACTGGTTTCAGGACGGCTGGGCAGGCGCTTACCTGATGCGCCAGGGCTATTACCCCGGCGTCACGGAAACGGCGAGGACGCATATGCAGGGCTACGAATGGGACTACTGGATGGAAGGCAAGCCTGCGGCGCAGGACATCAAGGCGCCCGACGGTCAGTTGCTCGAAAAGACGGGTGCCGTGCGCGACGGCGGTTCGTACAACCAGCGCATGGGTGCAATCGCATGCTGGAACGCCGTGATGGACGAGAACATCTACATGGTGCAGAAGTGGAACGAATTCATCGCGGCATGA
- a CDS encoding ABC transporter ATP-binding protein → MVQPASTVVHASPADIELVHVSKRYADSLAVDAIDLRIPGGAYCCLLGPSGCGKTSTLRMIAGHESVSEGDVLIGGRNVTHEQPAARGTAMVFQSYALFPHLSALDNVAFSLKMRGVAKEARRKRAGELLELVAMSAYANRRPAQLSGGQQQRVALARALLNEPRCLLLDEPLSALDPFLRVQMRAELKRWQKELGITFVHVTHSQEEAMALADLVVVMSHGHIEQMGTPFEVFNRPRTEFVARFLGGHNVLGAKGGLFTVRADRLRIAPQGVTPGTSAGESGLSRIGGLACTVREAEYQGTHLRITLDPQDGSPALVSLMSDADYDPQRLGPNARVTVWWDEQNAHPLAA, encoded by the coding sequence ATGGTTCAGCCGGCATCAACCGTGGTTCATGCAAGCCCCGCCGACATCGAGCTCGTGCACGTTTCGAAGCGTTATGCCGATTCGCTCGCCGTCGATGCGATCGACCTGCGCATTCCCGGCGGCGCTTACTGCTGCCTGCTTGGCCCGTCGGGCTGCGGCAAGACGTCGACGCTGCGCATGATCGCGGGTCACGAGTCGGTCTCCGAAGGCGACGTGCTGATCGGTGGGCGCAACGTGACACATGAGCAGCCTGCCGCGCGCGGCACCGCGATGGTGTTCCAGAGCTATGCGCTATTCCCGCATCTGTCCGCGCTCGATAACGTCGCGTTCAGCCTGAAGATGCGCGGCGTCGCCAAAGAGGCGCGGCGAAAACGCGCGGGCGAACTACTCGAACTCGTCGCGATGTCGGCCTACGCGAACCGCAGGCCCGCCCAGCTCTCAGGCGGCCAGCAGCAGCGCGTCGCGCTCGCGCGCGCATTGCTCAACGAACCGCGCTGCCTCTTGCTCGACGAACCGCTGTCCGCGCTCGATCCGTTCCTGCGCGTGCAGATGCGCGCCGAACTGAAGCGCTGGCAAAAGGAACTCGGCATCACCTTCGTCCACGTCACCCATTCGCAGGAAGAAGCGATGGCACTCGCCGATCTCGTGGTGGTGATGAGTCACGGTCATATCGAACAGATGGGTACGCCGTTCGAAGTATTCAACCGGCCGCGCACGGAATTCGTCGCGCGCTTTCTCGGTGGCCATAACGTGCTTGGCGCGAAGGGCGGGCTCTTCACCGTGCGCGCCGACCGCTTGCGCATCGCGCCGCAAGGCGTCACGCCGGGCACGAGCGCGGGAGAAAGCGGCTTGAGCCGGATCGGCGGCCTCGCTTGCACGGTGCGTGAAGCCGAATACCAGGGCACGCATTTGCGCATCACGCTCGATCCGCAAGACGGCTCGCCCGCGCTCGTATCGCTGATGAGCGACGCCGACTACGATCCGCAACGTCTCGGGCCGAATGCGCGCGTGACGGTCTGGTGGGACGAGCAGAACGCCCATCCGCTCGCAGCCTAG
- a CDS encoding polysaccharide deacetylase family protein, translating into MNDFKREPSGSFDSLTTHGRFGYQPIHEGDAYHWPNGARLAVYLGFNLEHFAFGEGLGAALGPLSPQPDVLNYSWREYGNRVGAWRCIELFDSLDMPAGTLINTSLYDHCPALIEACAARGDELIAHGHTNAQRQSDLDEDGERALLAHCRARMIEQSGAEPTGWLSPWISESHRTPDLLAETGYRYTLNWCHDDRPVRMQTKGGPLWSIPYPQELNDLPMIMARQMDMRDFADMIVDQFDEMLEQTQRARTAQPLVMGIALHPYIVGQPYRLRHLRRALAHIASARDDIWLTTPGAIARHAEEAVPVAAQAA; encoded by the coding sequence ATGAACGACTTCAAGCGCGAGCCGTCCGGTTCATTCGATTCACTGACAACACATGGCCGCTTCGGCTATCAGCCGATTCATGAGGGCGATGCCTACCACTGGCCGAACGGCGCTCGGCTTGCGGTCTATCTCGGCTTCAACCTGGAGCACTTCGCGTTCGGCGAGGGCCTGGGTGCGGCGTTGGGGCCGCTGTCTCCGCAGCCCGACGTCCTGAACTACAGCTGGCGCGAGTACGGCAATCGCGTCGGCGCGTGGCGCTGCATCGAATTGTTCGATTCGCTCGACATGCCGGCGGGCACGCTCATCAACACGTCGCTTTACGATCACTGTCCGGCGCTCATCGAAGCCTGTGCCGCGCGCGGCGACGAGCTGATTGCTCACGGTCACACGAACGCGCAGCGCCAGAGCGATCTGGACGAGGACGGCGAACGCGCGCTGCTGGCGCATTGCCGCGCACGCATGATCGAACAATCCGGCGCGGAGCCGACGGGATGGCTGTCGCCATGGATCTCCGAATCGCATCGCACGCCGGACCTGCTCGCCGAGACGGGGTATCGCTATACGCTCAACTGGTGTCACGACGACCGGCCTGTGCGTATGCAAACGAAGGGCGGGCCGCTGTGGTCGATTCCGTATCCACAAGAGTTGAACGATCTGCCGATGATCATGGCGCGCCAAATGGACATGCGCGATTTCGCCGACATGATCGTCGACCAGTTCGATGAGATGCTCGAGCAAACGCAGCGTGCGCGCACTGCGCAGCCGCTCGTGATGGGTATTGCGCTGCATCCGTACATAGTCGGGCAGCCATACCGGTTGCGGCACTTGCGGCGCGCGCTCGCGCATATCGCCAGTGCGCGAGACGACATCTGGCTCACGACGCCCGGCGCCATCGCGCGCCACGCAGAAGAAGCCGTGCCCGTCGCGGCGCAAGCCGCATGA
- a CDS encoding GntR family transcriptional regulator, whose amino-acid sequence MSAVQAGMRPDKRERADADARIYQTIFEGVLNHRLTPGTKLPEPELCELFGVGRAVVRRALEKLAHDGIVVLRPNKGAVIAQPTREETREIFEARCAVERALVELAAQRASVDDIGALRKQLADEHEAMHRFDQPSWARLASEFHLRIAALAGNATLERYLTELISRCSLIVGAYEPVGNAPCEHDEHTAILDCLEARDAAGAIAHMTAHLRSLEARIETSRMPGKKRLAQLLGIEPDRQTAME is encoded by the coding sequence ATGAGTGCGGTGCAGGCGGGCATGAGGCCCGATAAGCGCGAGCGGGCGGACGCGGACGCTCGCATTTATCAAACGATCTTCGAAGGCGTCTTGAATCACAGGCTCACGCCGGGCACCAAGCTGCCCGAGCCGGAACTGTGCGAGCTGTTCGGCGTCGGGCGCGCAGTGGTGCGGCGCGCGCTGGAGAAACTGGCGCACGACGGCATCGTCGTGTTGCGTCCGAACAAGGGCGCCGTCATTGCGCAGCCGACGCGCGAAGAAACACGCGAGATTTTCGAGGCCCGCTGCGCGGTGGAACGCGCGCTGGTCGAACTCGCGGCGCAACGCGCGAGCGTCGACGATATCGGCGCGCTGCGCAAGCAGCTTGCCGACGAGCACGAGGCGATGCATCGCTTCGATCAGCCGTCATGGGCGCGCCTTGCCAGCGAATTTCATCTGCGCATCGCCGCGCTGGCGGGCAACGCGACGCTCGAGCGCTATCTCACTGAACTGATTTCGCGCTGCTCGCTGATCGTCGGTGCTTACGAGCCGGTCGGCAACGCGCCGTGCGAGCACGACGAGCACACCGCTATCCTCGATTGCCTGGAAGCTCGCGATGCCGCGGGCGCAATTGCGCATATGACGGCGCATCTCCGGAGTCTGGAGGCGCGCATCGAAACGTCGCGCATGCCTGGCAAGAAGCGGCTTGCGCAACTGCTTGGCATCGAACCCGATCGACAAACCGCGATGGAGTGA
- a CDS encoding flavin reductase family protein — MEIDFEAITEYQRYKLMASLIVPRPIALVTTLGVDGTVNAAPFSMFNMLGEEPPIVMISINRLTDGTLKDTAVNIPREKEFVVHLADEAIAQQMHRCGERFSPDVSELDEVGFTALASTRVKPPRIAQAPVAFECELWETLETASRHIFIGKVLVLHARDELIDRDAWRVRLQHYFPVGRFGASDYVTTRDRFEL; from the coding sequence ATGGAAATCGACTTCGAAGCGATCACCGAGTACCAGCGCTACAAACTGATGGCGAGCCTGATCGTGCCGCGGCCCATCGCGCTCGTGACCACGCTCGGCGTAGACGGCACGGTGAACGCCGCGCCGTTCTCCATGTTCAACATGCTGGGCGAGGAGCCGCCCATCGTAATGATCAGCATCAACCGGCTGACGGACGGCACGTTGAAGGACACGGCGGTGAACATTCCGCGCGAAAAGGAGTTCGTCGTGCATCTTGCCGATGAGGCGATTGCGCAGCAGATGCATCGCTGCGGCGAGCGCTTTTCGCCGGATGTCAGCGAACTGGACGAAGTGGGTTTCACCGCGCTGGCGTCGACGCGCGTCAAGCCACCGCGCATCGCGCAGGCGCCTGTTGCCTTCGAATGCGAGCTTTGGGAGACGCTTGAAACGGCGAGCCGCCATATATTCATCGGCAAGGTACTGGTGCTGCACGCGCGCGACGAACTGATCGATCGTGACGCCTGGCGCGTCAGGTTGCAGCATTACTTTCCCGTTGGCCGTTTCGGTGCGAGCGATTATGTGACGACGCGGGATCGGTTCGAGCTTTGA
- a CDS encoding succinylglutamate desuccinylase/aspartoacylase family protein: MNSTRIPGNPIRSEVDFDAQGKHAGYLRLPHSVHRSAYGWLPIPVASIRNGNGPVVLVMAGNHGDEYEGQILVSELIRQIDAADVSGQLILLPMANAPAAEAGLRTSPLDDGNLNRAFPGDPSGSPTQVIAHYIEHELLARADFLLDLHSGGSSLLYHGNNMLAIDPRDEDERRQLTQALQAFGLPNAFLHAENPVHAASAARRQGALSITAEIGGGGSVNPPLLIEARQGLLHFLAHIGVLRGPLVPDAPPAATRFLRVAGARHYVYAYDSGIYEPLVELGQRVSAGQPAARIHFPDTPLKEPVTCHFASDGEVVCKRVPALVKRGDCLFHLADEDRSFT, from the coding sequence ATGAACTCGACCCGAATTCCAGGCAATCCCATTCGCAGCGAAGTCGATTTCGATGCGCAAGGCAAGCATGCCGGCTATCTGCGCCTGCCACATTCCGTGCACCGTTCGGCATACGGCTGGCTGCCGATTCCAGTCGCATCGATACGGAACGGGAACGGACCTGTCGTGCTAGTCATGGCGGGCAATCACGGCGACGAATACGAAGGGCAGATTCTCGTATCCGAACTGATCCGGCAGATCGACGCAGCCGACGTGTCGGGTCAACTGATCCTGCTGCCGATGGCCAACGCGCCTGCGGCGGAAGCGGGATTGCGCACGTCTCCACTCGATGACGGAAACCTGAATCGCGCCTTTCCGGGCGATCCGTCCGGCTCACCGACGCAGGTCATCGCGCATTACATCGAGCATGAGTTGCTGGCGCGCGCGGACTTCCTGTTGGATCTGCATTCCGGCGGTAGCTCGCTGCTTTACCACGGCAACAACATGCTCGCGATCGATCCACGCGACGAAGATGAACGGCGTCAATTGACGCAGGCATTGCAGGCTTTTGGATTGCCGAACGCGTTTCTGCATGCGGAAAATCCTGTGCATGCTGCATCGGCGGCACGCCGTCAGGGGGCACTCTCGATCACGGCGGAAATCGGCGGCGGTGGCTCTGTCAATCCGCCATTGCTGATTGAAGCAAGGCAGGGCTTGCTGCATTTCCTGGCGCACATCGGCGTGCTGCGCGGTCCACTCGTTCCTGACGCGCCACCTGCGGCAACGCGCTTTCTGCGCGTGGCGGGTGCGCGGCACTACGTTTATGCCTATGACAGCGGCATATATGAACCGCTCGTTGAACTGGGACAGCGCGTTAGCGCCGGTCAGCCGGCAGCGCGCATCCATTTCCCCGATACACCGCTCAAGGAGCCAGTGACCTGTCACTTCGCGAGCGACGGAGAGGTGGTCTGCAAACGCGTACCCGCTCTCGTGAAGCGGGGAGATTGCCTCTTCCATCTGGCGGATGAAGATCGCTCTTTCACTTGA
- a CDS encoding ABC transporter substrate-binding protein, protein MNSRTLLDPAHVRRILSRISFVLGLTVFSAAAQAAPSGTLVFCSEGSPAGFDPGQHTTSTDFDASTNTVYNELVQFRRGTLDLEPALATSWDVSADQRTYTFHLRKGVKFQTTAWFKPTREFNADDVLFTFNRMLHADDPFRKAYPTSFPYFSDLGFEKNIESIERVDDTTVRFRLKEPDVIFVRNLAMSFASILSAEYAAKLTDAHREADINQLPVGTGPFAFRSYQKDAVIRYDANPDYWRPDDVKLAHLVFSITPDPAARIQKLANGECQVSVFPRPADLDVVKRNPSLTLVSGVGFNVGFVAYNTQHAPLNKLDVRRALDMAIDKPAIIQAVFSGNATVATNPMPPAQWSYDKQLKDAPHDPAKAKALLAQAGFPDGFDLTLWAMPVQRPYNPNAHLMAQLIQQDWAKIGVRAKIVSYEWGEYNRRAKQGGEHDAILYGWSGDNGDPDNWLGTLLGCAAVGGSNVSKWCDPAFNGLIEKARETSNTNERTRLYEQAQVIFKQQVPYTPVAHSIISLPASKRVSGLVFSPLGSHRFDGVSLN, encoded by the coding sequence ATGAATTCCCGAACCCTTCTTGACCCTGCGCATGTCCGGCGCATCCTTTCCCGCATTTCATTCGTGCTGGGCCTTACCGTGTTCTCCGCTGCCGCTCAGGCCGCACCATCGGGCACGCTCGTCTTCTGCTCGGAGGGCAGTCCCGCCGGTTTCGATCCGGGCCAGCATACGACGAGCACGGATTTCGACGCGAGCACCAACACCGTGTACAACGAACTCGTGCAGTTCAGGCGCGGCACGCTCGATCTCGAACCTGCACTGGCGACGAGTTGGGATGTATCCGCCGATCAGCGCACGTACACGTTTCACTTGCGCAAAGGCGTGAAGTTCCAGACAACGGCATGGTTCAAGCCGACGCGCGAGTTCAATGCCGACGACGTGCTGTTCACGTTCAACCGGATGCTGCACGCCGACGATCCTTTCCGTAAAGCGTATCCGACGAGTTTCCCGTATTTCAGCGATCTCGGTTTCGAGAAGAACATCGAGAGTATCGAACGCGTTGACGACACCACGGTGCGCTTCCGGCTGAAAGAACCCGACGTGATCTTCGTACGCAATCTCGCGATGAGCTTCGCGTCGATTCTTTCCGCCGAATATGCCGCGAAGCTGACGGACGCTCACCGTGAAGCCGACATCAACCAGTTGCCGGTCGGAACCGGGCCGTTTGCGTTCCGCTCCTATCAGAAGGATGCGGTGATCCGCTACGACGCGAATCCCGATTACTGGCGGCCCGACGACGTCAAGCTCGCGCATCTGGTGTTTTCGATCACGCCGGATCCGGCGGCGCGCATCCAGAAGCTGGCGAATGGTGAATGCCAGGTGTCGGTATTCCCGCGACCCGCGGATCTCGACGTGGTCAAGCGAAACCCTTCACTGACGCTTGTTTCGGGCGTCGGCTTCAACGTGGGTTTCGTCGCGTACAACACGCAGCACGCGCCTTTGAACAAGCTCGACGTTCGCCGCGCGCTCGACATGGCCATCGACAAGCCCGCGATCATCCAGGCGGTGTTCTCCGGCAACGCCACGGTGGCGACCAACCCGATGCCGCCGGCGCAATGGTCTTACGACAAGCAACTCAAAGACGCGCCTCATGATCCGGCAAAGGCCAAGGCGTTGCTCGCGCAGGCAGGCTTTCCTGATGGCTTCGATCTCACATTGTGGGCGATGCCCGTGCAGCGCCCCTACAATCCCAACGCACACCTGATGGCGCAACTGATCCAGCAGGACTGGGCGAAAATCGGCGTGCGCGCGAAGATCGTCAGCTACGAATGGGGCGAGTACAACCGGCGCGCGAAGCAGGGCGGCGAACATGACGCAATCCTGTATGGCTGGTCCGGCGACAATGGCGACCCCGACAACTGGCTCGGCACCTTGCTCGGCTGCGCTGCAGTGGGTGGCAGCAATGTATCGAAGTGGTGCGACCCGGCATTCAACGGGCTGATCGAGAAGGCGCGCGAAACGTCGAACACCAATGAGCGCACGCGTCTTTACGAGCAGGCACAGGTCATCTTCAAGCAACAGGTGCCTTATACGCCTGTCGCGCATTCGATCATTTCACTGCCCGCGTCGAAACGTGTTAGCGGACTGGTGTTCTCGCCGCTCGGCAGTCATCGGTTCGATGGCGTGTCGCTGAACTAG
- a CDS encoding glutathione S-transferase family protein has product MNTTYELYGAPTGNCIRAAIALEEAGLPYTVQSVDLANGEHRSAAYLALNPAGKVPVLVESQENGPPVVITQSNAIILYAAERASGRLLPDDSLARAVVYERFFFFVTDVIAVSHAAFFLRSAGVPAGQALLVERMFAALESAERYVSDEPYMAGKTFSIADIAAFTITQSVMSQLPWAQLPNLRRWYEQVEARPALARGLKVFDPG; this is encoded by the coding sequence ATGAATACGACCTATGAGCTTTACGGCGCGCCGACGGGGAACTGCATTCGCGCCGCCATCGCGCTTGAAGAAGCGGGCTTGCCGTACACCGTCCAATCCGTCGATCTTGCGAACGGCGAGCATCGAAGCGCCGCGTATCTTGCGCTGAACCCCGCGGGAAAAGTACCCGTGCTGGTTGAAAGCCAGGAGAACGGGCCGCCGGTCGTGATCACGCAATCGAACGCGATCATTCTTTACGCGGCAGAGAGGGCGTCGGGTCGCCTGTTACCCGACGACTCCCTTGCACGAGCCGTCGTTTATGAGCGATTTTTCTTTTTCGTCACCGACGTGATAGCCGTCAGTCACGCTGCTTTTTTTCTTCGTAGCGCGGGTGTTCCGGCGGGGCAAGCGCTGCTTGTCGAACGGATGTTCGCGGCGCTCGAATCGGCAGAGCGGTATGTCAGTGACGAACCGTATATGGCAGGAAAGACATTTTCGATCGCGGACATCGCGGCCTTCACGATCACTCAGTCGGTCATGTCACAACTGCCCTGGGCTCAACTGCCCAATCTGCGCCGCTGGTATGAACAGGTCGAAGCGAGGCCCGCGCTCGCGCGCGGCCTCAAGGTGTTCGATCCGGGTTGA
- a CDS encoding TetR/AcrR family transcriptional regulator: MVASAKKRFLTVGFRETSLDDIARDAGVAKKTLYCHFGSKEQLFSAILETLGRTWQEQLRHIVTSGGEPVDVLERAALHLLDIGTRDEMTQLYWVLLVETRRFPALSAGLYQERGRLIGIEPLEGYLRAAVENGELEFDDVELATEQFVHLVLGGVRARMLLMGARRPSAARRQLIAKQAVRIFTAGCLTR, translated from the coding sequence GTGGTTGCGAGCGCCAAAAAACGCTTCCTGACGGTTGGCTTCCGGGAGACCAGTCTTGACGACATCGCTCGCGATGCGGGCGTGGCGAAGAAGACGCTTTATTGTCATTTCGGCAGCAAAGAGCAGTTGTTTAGCGCGATTCTGGAAACGCTGGGGCGGACCTGGCAGGAGCAACTCCGGCACATCGTCACGAGCGGCGGCGAACCGGTCGACGTGCTCGAAAGAGCGGCGCTGCACCTGCTCGACATCGGCACTCGCGATGAAATGACCCAGCTTTACTGGGTGCTGTTGGTCGAGACACGCCGCTTTCCCGCGCTCTCGGCCGGGCTTTATCAGGAGCGTGGACGGCTGATCGGCATCGAACCGCTCGAAGGCTATCTGCGCGCAGCGGTGGAAAACGGTGAGCTCGAATTCGACGACGTCGAACTCGCCACCGAGCAGTTCGTGCATCTGGTGCTAGGCGGTGTGCGCGCCAGAATGCTGCTCATGGGCGCGCGGCGCCCGAGCGCAGCGAGACGTCAATTGATTGCGAAGCAGGCGGTCAGGATTTTCACCGCAGGGTGCTTGACTCGGTGA
- a CDS encoding efflux transporter outer membrane subunit — protein MKTASRASSVVRAGCARTQWRFAALGGVVLVVVMSLGACMMGPDYRRPEAQIPEGFKEGVDWQRADANPQAAIDSTWWRMYGDDKLNDLVDQALRANQSIAAAEAAYRLALATVEANRAGLFPTVTAGLSGARSGGNVAGLSASRGSGASTSTSAVGGAGNSVVALGAVTWELDLWGQIRRQIEEAKANAQASDAQLAGERISIAASVATDYFQLRQADYDIRALKEQLDAYGRILAIVQTAYAQGGASNDDVLVAQEDLETVIADLQTTEINREHDEHALAVLAGVPPESFSIPPDPDYHFMAPAVPTSLPSQLLERRYDVVSAERTAAAANASIGVAEAAFFPTLTLSAEGGFAHSTLAHLFTVPNRFWTLGPDLAQTIFDGGARTAAVHQARATYDEDVANYRNTVLTAFQSVEDSLSSMNHLRAQESAFARVLDSNVRLFASEEAQFNAGAVSQQNVLNQRLTLIQAQQSLRDTQALLAQNHVLLVKNLGGGWQRDDAEVASPASGSAVRPVAQQSTSSAD, from the coding sequence ATGAAAACAGCTTCGCGTGCGTCGAGTGTTGTGCGCGCAGGGTGTGCAAGAACGCAATGGCGATTCGCGGCGCTGGGCGGCGTCGTGCTCGTCGTCGTCATGTCGCTGGGCGCTTGCATGATGGGCCCGGACTATCGCAGGCCCGAAGCGCAGATTCCCGAAGGATTCAAGGAAGGCGTCGACTGGCAGCGCGCCGATGCGAACCCGCAAGCCGCGATCGACAGTACGTGGTGGCGGATGTACGGCGACGACAAGCTCAACGACCTCGTCGATCAGGCGTTGCGGGCGAATCAGTCGATCGCCGCGGCGGAGGCCGCCTATCGTCTCGCGCTCGCGACAGTCGAGGCCAACCGCGCGGGCCTGTTTCCGACCGTGACGGCCGGTCTGTCCGGCGCGCGCTCCGGCGGCAACGTCGCCGGGCTGAGCGCGAGCCGTGGGTCCGGGGCATCGACGTCGACGTCGGCGGTGGGCGGGGCGGGCAACAGCGTGGTGGCGCTCGGGGCCGTGACCTGGGAACTGGACCTGTGGGGCCAGATACGACGTCAGATCGAGGAAGCGAAGGCCAACGCGCAAGCGTCGGACGCGCAACTTGCCGGCGAGCGCATTTCCATTGCGGCCAGCGTCGCGACCGATTACTTCCAGCTGCGGCAAGCTGACTATGACATCCGCGCGCTGAAGGAACAGCTGGACGCTTACGGGCGCATCCTCGCGATCGTGCAGACGGCCTACGCCCAGGGCGGCGCCTCCAACGACGACGTGCTGGTCGCGCAAGAAGATCTGGAGACGGTGATCGCCGATCTGCAGACGACGGAAATCAACCGCGAACATGATGAGCACGCGCTCGCCGTGCTGGCGGGCGTGCCGCCTGAGTCGTTCAGTATTCCGCCCGATCCCGACTACCACTTCATGGCGCCCGCCGTGCCGACGTCGCTGCCATCGCAACTGCTCGAGCGGCGTTACGACGTGGTCAGCGCCGAGCGCACGGCGGCAGCCGCGAATGCGAGCATCGGCGTGGCCGAAGCCGCGTTCTTTCCGACCTTGACGCTTTCGGCTGAAGGCGGTTTCGCGCACAGCACGCTCGCCCATCTGTTCACGGTGCCGAACCGCTTCTGGACGCTCGGGCCGGATCTGGCGCAAACCATTTTCGACGGCGGCGCGCGCACGGCTGCTGTGCACCAGGCGCGCGCCACGTATGACGAAGACGTGGCCAACTACCGCAATACGGTGCTCACGGCATTCCAGAGCGTGGAAGACAGCCTGTCGTCGATGAATCATTTGCGGGCGCAGGAAAGTGCGTTCGCACGTGTGCTCGACAGCAACGTGCGATTGTTCGCGAGCGAAGAGGCGCAGTTCAATGCCGGCGCAGTCAGCCAGCAAAACGTGTTGAATCAGCGGCTGACATTGATCCAGGCGCAACAGAGTCTGCGCGATACGCAGGCCTTGCTCGCGCAGAATCACGTGCTGCTCGTGAAAAATCTCGGCGGCGGCTGGCAGCGCGATGACGCCGAGGTGGCATCGCCGGCTTCGGGAAGCGCTGTACGACCTGTCGCGCAGCAATCTACCAGTTCCGCGGACTGA